One stretch of Hevea brasiliensis isolate MT/VB/25A 57/8 chromosome 12, ASM3005281v1, whole genome shotgun sequence DNA includes these proteins:
- the LOC110655504 gene encoding protein RADIALIS-like 3, whose translation MASGSSWTPKQNKLFENALAIYDKDTPDRWHNLARAVGGKTVEEVKRHYELLVEDVRQIEAGQVPLPNYRKAGNNYMDEEQRLKGLKL comes from the exons ATGGCCTCAGGCTCGTCTTGGACTCCCAAGCAAAACAAATTGTTTGAGAATGCTTTGGCCATCTATGACAAGGACACCCCTGATCGCTGGCACAATCTAGCCAGGGCTGTGGGTGGCAAAACCGTGGAGGAAGTGAAGAGGCATTATGAGTTGCTGGTTGAAGATGTGAGGCAGATTGAAGCTGGCCAAGTTCCCTTGCCTAATTACAGAAAAGCTGGCAATAACTACATGGATGAAGAACAAag GCTGAAGGGTCTTAAGCTGTAG